GCCCAGCGGGGCCGCCCTCCGCGACATGCTGCGCATCATCGGCCGGCGCTTCGCGGGGCTGGGCATTTTGATCGCGCCGTGCCGGGTGCAAGGCGACGGCGCGGCCGGCGAGATCGTCGACGGCATCGCCTCGCTCAACGCCATGGGCGACGTCGACGTCATCATCGTGGGCCGCGGCGGCGGGTCGCTGGAAGACCTCTGGGCGTTCAACGAAGAGTCGGTGGCCCGGGCCATCGCCGCCTCCAAGGCGCCGGTCATCGCGGCGGTGGGCCACGAGGTGGACTTCACCATCGCCGACTTCGTGGCCGACCTGCGGGCGGCCACGCCATCGGCGGCGGCCGAGCTGGTGGTGCGCGAGAAGGCCGCCGTGGCCGAGTCGCTCGAGCTGCTGCGCTCCCGGATGCAGCGGGCGGCCACCCGGCCCCTGCGCGATCTGGTCCGGCGCGTGGACGAGCTGCAGGGGCGGCTCCAGCATGCCGGACGCGGCTCCCACCGGCGGGCCAGACACCGCATCGAGCTGCTGGTCGCCCGCCTGCGCGCGGCCAGCCCGTTCGCCCGGCTGCGGGCCGACCGTCACCGGCTGGAGCGCCTCGAGGGCCGGATGCGCGAGGCGGTGAGTCGCCGAACCGTGGAGCGGCGGCACCGGCTGGCCGGGGCCGTCGGGCGGCTCGACTCGCTGTCCCCGCTGGCGGTGCTCGGACGTGGCTACAGCCTCACGCGCACGAGAGATGGGCGCATCGTCCGGACGGCCAGGGAGGTGCGGCCGGGCGATCCGCTGAGCGTGCTGCTGCACCAGGGCCGCCTCGACTGCCGCGTGGAGCGGGCGAGGGAGGACGATGAGCGACCTCAAGTTTGAGGACTGCCTGGCCCGGCTCGAGCAGATCGTCAACGCGCTGGAGTCCGGCAACCTGCCGCTGGAGGAGTCGCTCCGGGTGTTCGAGGAAGGGGTCGCCCTGTCCCGGCGCTGCGCCCGGTACCTCGACGAGGCCGAGCGCAAGATCGAGATCCTGACCAGGGACGAGGCCGGTGGGGTGAGCCCGCGGCCGTTCACCGAGTGGGAGAGCGAGCCCGAGCGGTGAGCGGCTTCGATCTCAAGGCCTATCTGGACGAGCGCCGCGCCCTGGTCGATGCGGCGCTGGCCCGATGCCTCCCGGCCGAAGACGCTCCGCCCGCCACGATCCACCGGGCCATGCGCTACAGTGTGCTGGCCGGCGGCAAGCGGCTGCGTCCCATCCTCGTCATCGCCGGAGCCGAGGCCGTGGGCGGCCGGGCCGAGGCCGTGCTGCCCACCGCGTGCGCGCTCGAGCTGATCCACACCTACTCCCTGATCCACGACGATCTGCCGGCGATGGATGACGATGACTACCGTCGCGGTCGCCCCACCAACCACAAAGTGTTCGGCGAGGCGATGGCCATCCTGGCCGGCGACGCGCTGCTCACGCTGGCCTTCCAGCTCGTCGCCAGCAACGTGACTCAGGTACGCGAGCCGGAGGTGATCTGCGACGTGGTGGCGGAGATCGCCAGCGCCGCCGGCACGGCGGGCATGGTGGGCGGCCAGGTGGTCGACATCGAGT
The sequence above is drawn from the Candidatus Methylomirabilota bacterium genome and encodes:
- the xseA gene encoding exodeoxyribonuclease VII large subunit is translated as MTAERAVMTVSQLTERLRAVVEERFPAVWVEGEISNFRFYNSGHAYFTLKDETAQLRAVLFRTRLRRLRFEPGDGQHVLAFGSLEVYVQRGEYQLVVELLEPRGLGALQLAFEQLKKRLQAEGLFDAGRKRPLPRFPRKIGIVTSPSGAALRDMLRIIGRRFAGLGILIAPCRVQGDGAAGEIVDGIASLNAMGDVDVIIVGRGGGSLEDLWAFNEESVARAIAASKAPVIAAVGHEVDFTIADFVADLRAATPSAAAELVVREKAAVAESLELLRSRMQRAATRPLRDLVRRVDELQGRLQHAGRGSHRRARHRIELLVARLRAASPFARLRADRHRLERLEGRMREAVSRRTVERRHRLAGAVGRLDSLSPLAVLGRGYSLTRTRDGRIVRTAREVRPGDPLSVLLHQGRLDCRVERAREDDERPQV
- the xseB gene encoding exodeoxyribonuclease VII small subunit, with the translated sequence MSDLKFEDCLARLEQIVNALESGNLPLEESLRVFEEGVALSRRCARYLDEAERKIEILTRDEAGGVSPRPFTEWESEPER
- a CDS encoding farnesyl diphosphate synthase; translation: MSGFDLKAYLDERRALVDAALARCLPAEDAPPATIHRAMRYSVLAGGKRLRPILVIAGAEAVGGRAEAVLPTACALELIHTYSLIHDDLPAMDDDDYRRGRPTNHKVFGEAMAILAGDALLTLAFQLVASNVTQVREPEVICDVVAEIASAAGTAGMVGGQVVDIESEGRAVTAETLDYIHAHKTAALIRASLRVGAMLGGARAEHLAAISTAGGSLGLAFQIVDDILDVEGSLEELGKTAGSDERKGKATYPAIHGLEASRRRARALIEETRAALKPLGPRAEPIGALAEFVLERRS